One window of Pseudomonas sp. FP198 genomic DNA carries:
- a CDS encoding GtrA family protein, with the protein MKAIWNGFFSYSLVGLANTLIHWQVFFVLRVAFDLDQSTSNFIAFCLAATFSFYANALYTFEAKLSVPGYMLFLCVMGALSFIVGHLGDRWQLHGLLTVAAFSLLSLVLGFLFSRFVVFRGPRP; encoded by the coding sequence ATGAAAGCGATATGGAATGGTTTTTTCAGTTATTCACTCGTCGGATTGGCCAACACACTGATCCACTGGCAGGTGTTCTTTGTGCTGCGCGTGGCGTTCGACCTCGATCAGTCGACGAGTAACTTCATCGCTTTTTGCCTCGCCGCGACATTTTCCTTTTATGCCAATGCGCTTTATACCTTCGAGGCCAAGCTCTCGGTGCCGGGTTATATGCTGTTCCTGTGTGTCATGGGCGCCCTGAGTTTCATCGTCGGGCATCTCGGGGATCGCTGGCAGTTGCATGGCCTGCTGACCGTCGCGGCGTTCTCGCTGTTGAGCCTGGTGCTCGGTTTCCTGTTTTCCCGGTTTGTCGTGTTTCGCGGACCTCGTCCATGA
- a CDS encoding ATP-binding protein — protein MNSLSNRRILLIDDTPAIHEDFRKILTPEDESDSDLQDMESALFGEAPKPAATVFELDSAYGGQEGLSKLQGALAKELPYALAFVDMRMPEGWDGAKTIEELWKVDPQLQVVVCTAYSDYSWDELLDRLNGHDRLLILKKPFDNIEVQQMANTLTTKWEMTSRARLKMNKLEDLVEQRTLAFKQASELLQMEIDERKMLESQLVQSEKLASLGQLAAGVAHEINNPIGFISSNLGALGGYFSKLEEMLQAYGSAEQAIASPELAMNLKSLREQVELDFLVEDIPILIKESKDGIARVGQIVKDLKDFSRVDSSQEWQMANLQQGMDSTLNIVANEIKYKADVVKQYSPLPEVECLPSQINQVIMNLIVNAAQAIGPERGTITLRNGVEGDNVWIEVADNGSGIPPETLQKIFDPFFTTKPIGQGTGLGLSLSYGIVKKHNGEITVRSEVGVGTTFRVELPVRQMKLAG, from the coding sequence ATGAACAGCCTGAGCAACCGGCGCATCCTCTTGATTGATGACACGCCCGCCATCCACGAAGATTTCCGCAAGATCCTGACCCCGGAGGACGAAAGCGACAGCGACCTGCAGGACATGGAAAGCGCGCTGTTCGGCGAGGCCCCGAAACCCGCCGCCACCGTGTTCGAACTCGACTCGGCCTACGGTGGCCAGGAAGGCTTGAGCAAATTGCAAGGGGCGTTGGCCAAGGAGCTTCCTTATGCCCTGGCCTTCGTCGACATGCGCATGCCCGAAGGCTGGGACGGCGCCAAGACCATCGAAGAGCTGTGGAAAGTCGACCCGCAATTGCAGGTGGTGGTCTGCACCGCGTATTCGGATTATTCCTGGGACGAATTGCTCGACCGCCTGAACGGTCATGACCGCCTGCTCATACTGAAAAAGCCCTTCGACAACATCGAAGTCCAGCAGATGGCCAATACCCTGACCACCAAATGGGAAATGACTTCCCGTGCCCGTTTGAAAATGAACAAGCTCGAAGACCTGGTGGAGCAACGCACCCTGGCGTTCAAGCAGGCCAGCGAATTGCTACAGATGGAAATCGACGAACGCAAGATGCTTGAAAGCCAGCTCGTGCAGTCGGAAAAACTCGCTTCGCTGGGTCAGCTGGCGGCCGGTGTGGCCCACGAAATCAACAACCCGATCGGCTTCATTTCTTCCAACCTCGGCGCTTTGGGCGGCTACTTCAGCAAACTCGAGGAGATGCTCCAGGCCTATGGCAGCGCGGAACAGGCGATTGCCTCGCCGGAGCTGGCGATGAATCTGAAGAGCCTGCGCGAACAGGTGGAGCTGGATTTCCTGGTGGAGGACATTCCAATACTGATCAAGGAATCCAAGGACGGCATCGCTCGCGTCGGACAGATCGTCAAGGACCTCAAGGACTTCTCCCGCGTCGACTCCAGCCAGGAATGGCAGATGGCAAACCTGCAGCAGGGCATGGATTCGACGTTGAACATCGTCGCCAACGAAATCAAGTACAAGGCCGACGTGGTCAAGCAATACAGCCCCCTTCCGGAAGTCGAATGCCTGCCGTCGCAGATCAACCAGGTGATCATGAACCTGATCGTCAACGCCGCCCAGGCCATCGGCCCCGAGCGCGGCACCATCACCCTGCGCAACGGGGTCGAGGGCGACAACGTCTGGATCGAAGTCGCCGACAACGGCTCAGGCATCCCACCGGAAACCCTGCAGAAAATCTTCGACCCGTTCTTCACCACCAAACCCATCGGCCAGGGCACGGGGCTCGGGCTGTCGCTGTCCTACGGCATCGTGAAGAAACATAACGGCGAGATTACCGTGCGCAGCGAAGTCGGCGTCGGGACCACCTTTCGTGTGGAGCTGCCGGTACGGCAGATGAAGTTGGCGGGGTGA
- a CDS encoding glucosyltransferase domain-containing protein produces MFLTASFLHIFPLVQADYFYNDDNWRALVAGEGWREEGRVVIELFYNALSFGSKAPDLFPLPLFIATAGISFALRSLTFFYFERPTFVHCLVVLPIWYNPFFLQNLSYHYDGPAMALGLVALVYAVIWTNDRAWRDVWIPASLLAVALAIYQVLIGFFIAMCCVEVIRQVWAGKPSEQVLRFIARKLLVIIGGVLVYYVTAYQLMTGARQALLPLEASSLVEIGDRLVFLAYLLMEGARPWVWSGALLMLVGFAWAGIGLFRRPDLLWRKALLLLVYLLTLPVLLFCIPGITLLFAEFNHGARTLVAFSALLLLTFFMSLQILTRVHAGLGLVLLIPLLAMLSFSFGHGRALSLQKEQEAVVLASLAYDINHSPLRDKNRLYMIPELKANWLPAASGLFAAMPAQRYVLGVGYVLLPESLPRAGITNVYLAKDAEMVASIRRGDFLPVVSTGFYDLFVINDSGYIFMKKPQGDPDVAPKLCLMVDIERCR; encoded by the coding sequence TTGTTCCTGACGGCCAGTTTTCTTCATATCTTTCCCCTGGTTCAGGCTGATTATTTCTATAACGACGATAACTGGCGGGCGCTGGTGGCGGGAGAGGGCTGGCGCGAGGAAGGGCGGGTTGTCATCGAGCTGTTCTACAACGCACTTTCGTTTGGTTCGAAAGCGCCGGATCTGTTCCCCTTGCCATTGTTCATCGCGACTGCGGGCATCTCGTTTGCGTTGAGGTCGCTGACGTTTTTCTATTTCGAACGGCCGACGTTTGTTCATTGCCTGGTCGTCCTGCCGATCTGGTACAACCCCTTCTTCTTGCAGAACCTGTCCTACCACTACGACGGACCGGCGATGGCATTGGGACTGGTGGCGCTTGTCTACGCCGTCATCTGGACCAACGACAGGGCCTGGCGAGACGTATGGATACCGGCATCGCTGCTGGCCGTGGCCCTTGCGATCTATCAAGTGCTGATCGGTTTTTTTATCGCCATGTGTTGTGTCGAGGTGATTAGACAGGTGTGGGCGGGCAAGCCGTCGGAGCAAGTACTGCGGTTCATTGCGCGCAAGCTTCTGGTCATTATCGGCGGCGTATTGGTCTATTACGTCACGGCTTATCAACTGATGACCGGAGCGCGTCAGGCGTTGCTGCCGCTGGAAGCCAGCAGTCTGGTGGAAATAGGCGACCGGCTTGTTTTTCTTGCGTATCTGTTGATGGAAGGGGCCCGACCTTGGGTCTGGAGCGGTGCGTTGCTCATGCTGGTCGGGTTCGCATGGGCAGGCATCGGGTTGTTCCGTCGCCCAGACCTGCTTTGGCGAAAAGCACTGCTGTTGCTCGTTTATCTGTTGACCCTTCCAGTGCTCTTGTTCTGCATCCCTGGTATCACGCTGTTATTTGCCGAGTTCAACCACGGTGCCAGGACCCTGGTGGCTTTTTCGGCATTGTTATTGCTGACGTTCTTTATGAGCCTGCAAATACTCACCCGTGTTCATGCAGGCCTGGGACTGGTCTTGCTGATTCCGTTGTTGGCGATGTTGTCATTCTCCTTCGGACACGGCCGTGCCCTGTCGCTGCAAAAGGAACAGGAAGCCGTGGTCCTGGCTTCGCTGGCTTATGACATCAACCATTCACCGCTGCGCGATAAGAACCGCCTCTACATGATCCCCGAACTGAAAGCCAACTGGCTCCCGGCGGCCAGCGGATTGTTCGCGGCGATGCCGGCTCAACGGTATGTGCTGGGCGTAGGTTACGTATTACTGCCGGAAAGCTTGCCACGGGCGGGCATCACCAACGTGTACCTCGCCAAGGATGCAGAAATGGTTGCATCGATCCGGCGCGGGGATTTTCTGCCGGTGGTGTCTACTGGGTTTTATGACCTGTTTGTCATCAATGACAGCGGCTACATCTTCATGAAAAAACCGCAGGGTGATCCTGATGTGGCGCCCAAGTTGTGTTTGATGGTTGATATCGAGCGGTGTCGCTGA
- a CDS encoding FMN-binding glutamate synthase family protein: MSLSLLSRYAFFAGCVIFTLASLPFLQHDWLWPIVLLTGLLSLLGVFDLLQSRHAVRRNYPILGNIRYLVEGIRPEIRQYLLESDSDALPFSRAQRSLVYSRAKNESADKPFGTLIDVYQTGFEFIGHSMRPAPLSDPSGFRVTVGGPQCTQPYSASVFNISAMSFGSLSANAIRALNQGAKLGNFAHDTGEGSISPYHREHGGDLTWELGSGYFGCRTSDGRFDPERFAIQAQNPQVRMIEIKMSQGAKPGHGGILPKHKVTREIAETRGILMGEDCISPSCHSAFSTPIELMQFVQQLRELSGGKPVGFKFCLGHPWEFMGIAKAMLETGILPDFIVVDGKEGGTGAAPVEFTDHIGVPLREGLLFVHNTLVGLNLRDKIKLGASGKIVSAFDIASVLAIGADWANAARGFMFAIGCIQSQSCHTNKCPTGVATQDALRQRALVVPDKAQRVYNFHRNTLKALAEMLAAAGLDHPSQLQPKHLVRRMSATEIKLFSQLHVFLKPGELLTGEVNGEFYSRMWQLARADSFEPQEIAAA; encoded by the coding sequence ATGAGCCTATCGCTGCTGAGCCGCTACGCCTTCTTCGCCGGCTGTGTGATCTTCACCCTCGCCAGCCTGCCGTTCCTGCAACACGACTGGCTCTGGCCGATCGTGCTGTTGACCGGGCTGCTGAGCCTGCTGGGGGTGTTCGACCTGCTGCAAAGCCGTCACGCGGTACGCCGTAACTATCCGATCCTGGGGAACATCCGCTACCTGGTCGAAGGCATCCGCCCGGAGATCCGCCAGTACCTGCTCGAATCCGACAGCGACGCCCTGCCCTTTTCCCGCGCCCAGCGCTCGCTGGTGTACTCGCGGGCCAAGAACGAAAGCGCCGACAAACCGTTCGGCACCTTGATCGACGTTTACCAGACCGGGTTTGAATTCATCGGCCACTCCATGCGCCCGGCCCCGTTGAGCGACCCCAGCGGCTTTCGCGTCACGGTCGGCGGCCCGCAATGCACCCAGCCGTACTCGGCGTCGGTGTTCAACATCTCGGCCATGAGCTTCGGCTCCCTGAGTGCCAACGCCATCCGGGCGTTGAACCAGGGCGCGAAGCTCGGCAATTTCGCCCATGACACCGGCGAAGGCAGCATCAGCCCTTACCACCGCGAACACGGCGGCGACCTGACCTGGGAATTGGGCAGCGGTTACTTCGGTTGCCGCACCTCCGACGGGCGTTTCGACCCGGAGCGCTTCGCAATCCAGGCGCAGAACCCGCAGGTGCGGATGATCGAAATAAAGATGAGTCAAGGCGCCAAGCCGGGCCACGGCGGGATCCTGCCCAAGCACAAGGTCACCCGGGAAATTGCCGAGACCCGGGGCATCCTCATGGGCGAGGATTGTATTTCGCCGTCTTGCCACAGCGCGTTTTCCACGCCTATCGAACTGATGCAGTTCGTCCAGCAACTGCGCGAGCTGTCCGGCGGCAAACCGGTGGGCTTCAAGTTCTGCCTGGGGCATCCGTGGGAATTCATGGGCATCGCCAAGGCCATGCTGGAAACCGGAATCCTGCCCGACTTCATCGTGGTCGACGGCAAGGAAGGCGGCACCGGCGCCGCGCCGGTGGAATTCACCGACCACATCGGCGTGCCGCTGCGCGAAGGCTTGCTGTTTGTGCACAACACCTTGGTGGGCCTGAACCTGCGGGACAAGATCAAGCTCGGCGCCAGCGGCAAGATTGTCAGCGCCTTCGACATCGCCAGTGTCCTGGCCATCGGCGCCGACTGGGCCAACGCCGCGCGCGGCTTCATGTTCGCCATCGGCTGCATCCAGTCACAAAGCTGCCACACCAACAAATGCCCCACCGGCGTCGCCACCCAGGACGCCCTGCGCCAGCGCGCCCTGGTGGTCCCGGACAAAGCCCAGCGGGTCTACAACTTCCACCGCAACACCCTCAAGGCCCTGGCCGAAATGCTCGCCGCCGCCGGCCTCGACCACCCTTCGCAACTGCAACCCAAGCACCTGGTGCGGCGCATGTCGGCCACCGAGATCAAGCTGTTTTCCCAGCTGCATGTTTTCCTCAAACCCGGGGAGCTGTTGACTGGTGAAGTGAACGGCGAATTCTATTCGCGGATGTGGCAGCTGGCGCGGGCGGACAGTTTTGAGCCCCAGGAAATCGCGGCGGCCTAA
- a CDS encoding glycosyltransferase family 2 protein: protein MKISLIVPVYNEEQAIGLFYQSVREHPQLQDHSVEIVFINDGSSDQTAALAREIALADSQVVLIDFSRNFGKEPALFAGIEHASGDVVIPMDVDLQDPIDVIPRMIEQWQKGAEVVLAKRRSRSSDSYLKRRGAALFYRLLNRIAYPHIEQNVGDFRLMDRKVVEVIKTLPEYQLFMKGVLSWAGFNTVIIEYDRAGRAAGNSKFNGWKLWNLALEGITSFSTVPLRLWTYVGSCISLVSLLYAAYLILDKWIFGNDLPGYPSLMTAILFLGGVQLIGIGVLGEYIGRIYLETKHRPRYVIKEMIRGGTPKMRDEP from the coding sequence ATGAAGATTTCGCTGATCGTTCCGGTGTACAACGAAGAGCAGGCCATCGGCCTGTTCTACCAAAGTGTCCGCGAGCATCCGCAGCTCCAGGACCATAGCGTCGAGATTGTTTTCATCAACGATGGCAGCAGCGACCAGACTGCCGCACTGGCGCGTGAGATAGCGTTGGCGGACAGCCAGGTTGTATTGATCGACTTCTCGCGTAATTTTGGCAAGGAGCCGGCCTTGTTTGCCGGAATCGAACACGCCAGCGGTGATGTGGTGATCCCGATGGACGTGGACCTGCAAGATCCCATCGATGTCATCCCCCGGATGATCGAGCAATGGCAAAAAGGCGCCGAAGTGGTGCTGGCCAAGCGTCGCAGTCGTTCATCCGACAGTTACCTGAAGCGGCGTGGAGCGGCGCTGTTCTACCGCCTGCTCAATCGGATTGCCTACCCGCACATTGAACAGAACGTGGGCGACTTTCGGCTGATGGACCGCAAGGTCGTGGAGGTCATCAAGACCCTTCCCGAATACCAGCTGTTCATGAAAGGCGTACTGTCGTGGGCCGGTTTCAACACCGTCATCATCGAATACGACCGCGCCGGCCGCGCCGCTGGCAACAGCAAGTTCAACGGCTGGAAGTTGTGGAACCTCGCACTCGAAGGCATCACTTCGTTCAGCACAGTGCCTTTACGGTTGTGGACGTACGTCGGCAGTTGCATTTCGTTGGTTTCGTTGCTGTATGCCGCTTACCTGATTCTGGACAAGTGGATCTTCGGAAACGATCTGCCCGGTTATCCATCGCTGATGACCGCGATCCTGTTCCTGGGCGGCGTGCAACTGATCGGGATTGGCGTGTTGGGTGAATACATCGGGCGCATTTATCTGGAGACGAAACATCGGCCCCGGTATGTCATCAAGGAAATGATCCGGGGCGGAACACCCAAGATGCGAGATGAACCGTGA
- a CDS encoding transposase, which translates to MHPRPNSHRLRRGRYSELGRAYLVTAVVHKRQPVFSDWRLGRLLVAEFKHAHDSGQVNSLAWVVMPDHFHWLLQILDSQLSRIIGATKARCTHSVNNTIGTTGPLWQSGFHDRAIRDDVELLPFARYIIANPLRAGLVSRIGDHPLWDAAWL; encoded by the coding sequence ATGCATCCGCGCCCCAACTCACATCGCTTGCGCAGAGGTCGTTATTCAGAGCTTGGGCGTGCTTATCTGGTGACTGCTGTGGTTCACAAACGCCAGCCGGTTTTTTCCGATTGGAGACTTGGACGCCTGTTGGTTGCCGAATTCAAGCATGCTCATGATTCCGGCCAGGTGAACTCTTTGGCCTGGGTGGTGATGCCGGACCATTTCCATTGGCTGCTGCAAATCTTGGATAGTCAGCTAAGTCGTATCATCGGCGCTACCAAGGCCCGATGCACCCACAGTGTCAATAACACGATCGGGACCACTGGTCCGCTGTGGCAAAGCGGCTTTCATGACCGTGCGATTCGAGATGACGTTGAGTTGTTGCCGTTTGCTCGCTACATCATTGCGAATCCGCTTCGTGCCGGGCTGGTGAGTCGAATTGGCGATCACCCGCTGTGGGACGCTGCATGGCTTTGA
- a CDS encoding amino acid permease has translation MPVGNPLPHGETAQGGPLKRELGERHIRLMALGACIGVGLFLGSAKAIEMAGPAIMLSYIIGGLAILVIMRALGEMAVHNPVAGSFSRYAQDYLGPLAGFLTGWNYWFLWLVTCVAEITAVAVYMGIWFPDVPRWIWALAALVSMGSINLIAVKAFGEFEFWFALIKIVTIIAMVIGGVGIIAFGFGNDGVALGISNLWTHGGFMPNGVSGVLMSLQMVMFAYLGVEMIGLTAGEARNPQKTIPNAIGSVFWRILLFYVGALFVILSIYPWNEIGTQGSPFVMTFERLGIKTAAGIINFVVITAALSSCNGGIFSTGRMLYSLAQNGQAPAGFAKTSSNGVPRRALLLSIAALLLGVLLNYLVPEKVFVWVTSIATFGAIWTWVMILLAQLKFRKGLSASERAALKYRMWLYPVSSYLALAFLVLVVGLMAYFPDTRVALYIGPAFLVLLTVLFYTFKLQPKEQVQGSMRSAS, from the coding sequence ATGCCAGTCGGCAATCCTCTGCCCCATGGCGAGACCGCTCAGGGTGGTCCGCTCAAACGTGAGCTCGGCGAGCGGCATATCCGCTTGATGGCGCTCGGCGCCTGCATCGGTGTCGGGCTGTTCCTCGGCTCGGCCAAGGCCATCGAAATGGCCGGCCCGGCGATCATGCTGTCCTACATCATTGGTGGGCTGGCGATCCTGGTAATCATGCGCGCCCTCGGCGAGATGGCCGTGCATAACCCGGTGGCCGGTTCGTTCAGCCGTTATGCCCAGGATTATCTCGGCCCGCTGGCAGGCTTCCTGACCGGTTGGAACTACTGGTTCCTCTGGCTGGTGACCTGTGTGGCAGAGATCACCGCGGTGGCGGTGTACATGGGCATCTGGTTCCCCGATGTGCCCCGCTGGATCTGGGCGTTGGCCGCACTGGTCAGCATGGGCTCGATCAACCTGATCGCGGTCAAGGCCTTCGGTGAGTTCGAGTTCTGGTTCGCCCTGATCAAGATCGTGACGATCATCGCCATGGTCATCGGCGGCGTCGGCATCATCGCCTTCGGGTTCGGCAACGATGGCGTGGCCCTGGGCATTTCCAACCTGTGGACCCACGGCGGCTTCATGCCCAACGGCGTGTCCGGCGTGTTGATGTCTCTGCAAATGGTGATGTTCGCCTACCTGGGCGTCGAGATGATCGGCCTGACCGCCGGTGAAGCGCGCAACCCGCAGAAAACCATCCCCAACGCCATCGGTTCGGTGTTCTGGCGGATCCTGCTGTTCTACGTCGGTGCGTTGTTCGTGATCCTGTCGATCTACCCGTGGAACGAAATCGGCACCCAGGGCAGCCCGTTCGTGATGACCTTCGAGCGCCTGGGCATCAAGACCGCCGCCGGCATCATCAACTTCGTGGTGATCACCGCCGCCTTGTCGTCCTGCAACGGCGGGATCTTCAGCACCGGCCGGATGCTCTACAGCCTGGCGCAGAACGGCCAGGCCCCGGCTGGTTTCGCCAAGACCTCGAGCAACGGCGTGCCGCGCCGTGCGTTGCTGTTATCGATCGCCGCGCTGCTGCTGGGCGTGCTGCTCAATTACCTGGTACCGGAGAAAGTCTTCGTCTGGGTCACTTCCATCGCCACCTTCGGCGCGATCTGGACTTGGGTGATGATCCTGCTGGCCCAGCTGAAATTCCGCAAAGGCCTGAGCGCGTCCGAGCGTGCGGCGTTGAAGTATCGCATGTGGTTGTACCCGGTCAGCTCGTACCTGGCGCTGGCATTCCTGGTGCTGGTGGTGGGCTTGATGGCGTACTTCCCCGACACGCGTGTGGCGCTGTATATCGGCCCGGCGTTCCTGGTGCTGTTGACGGTGTTGTTCTACACGTTCAAGTTGCAGCCGAAGGAACAGGTGCAGGGTTCGATGCGTTCCGCATCGTAA
- a CDS encoding transglycosylase domain-containing protein: MGALWQTDSNKPVVPTERMEEAPLPPKKRRARHGWRAFWLLLLIIVVVVGLAVAKEMRTSRFQAREISQYAASLTYSVQPGPSDAIVYPGAGPFDLRLGYSSLGEFLPRLIKRDYVIQAQARFSPELMDYVDKGLFVPYAEKIQAGLTITDCRAAPVYQFKYPQQLYASFDAIPPLVVQSLLFIENRFLLDPKQPLANPAVDWPRFGMAAWSQVAKLLSLPGQSAGGSTLATQLEKYRHSPEGLTVSGAEKIRQMISASVRAYQAGPQTLEARQRVIRDYLNSVPLSAVPGHGEVHGMAEGLRVWYGADFNKANERLFSTATDPESLAQKGLALREMLSLMIAQRRPSHYLSKGHDELARLTDSHIRLLAQNGVIDAALAEAALASKVSYRDWVQQPTIQPNETNKGISAARSRLATLLNRPLYDLDRLDLSATSTLQSELQAQATEYLKRLADPAFAAEIGLMGERLLTPTSTTQVRYSFTLLELTPDGSRVRVQTDSTDQPFDINEGSKLELGSTAKLRVLTTYLQIIAELHERYAQQTPAQLKKTEIADQDRLSRWAVDYLIENTDRSLPKMLEAALDRTYSASPGEAFFTGGGLHTFHNFRREDDGRLPTMRDALRESINLPFIRLMRDLVRYATYAGPNNSSELLKDDKDPRRQEYLAQFADREGTSFLLRFWKKYQKKDTAQRLETFLDGMRPTAIRLAAVHRYFFPNDSQESFNRFVRAHLKNAKSAEKLTEERLQRLYQSYGPGAYDLPDQGFIAKVHPLDLWLVGYLLNNPDAKFSQIVKASQFERQEVYSWLFKSRHKSARDSRIRTMLEVEAFLDIHQRWQQVGYPFDHLVPSLATAIGSSGDRPAALAELVGTILNDGIRQPALRVDSLQFAVDTPYETRLVSDPDNGKRVMPVEVARALRGALSQVVDAGTAKRVAGSFKLADGTPLAMGGKTGTGDNRIEAVGSGGRVISSKSINRTATFVFYIGDSHFGTLTAFVPGASAQNFKFTSALPVQVLKGMAPFLSAYLQPGSHTQCQPLVTSR; encoded by the coding sequence ATGGGCGCTTTGTGGCAAACCGATTCGAATAAACCTGTGGTCCCGACTGAACGTATGGAAGAAGCGCCTTTACCCCCAAAAAAACGCCGCGCACGGCATGGCTGGCGAGCGTTCTGGTTGTTGTTGCTGATTATCGTCGTGGTGGTCGGCCTTGCCGTGGCCAAGGAGATGCGCACGTCCCGGTTCCAGGCCCGGGAGATCAGCCAGTACGCCGCGTCCCTGACCTATTCGGTGCAACCGGGGCCCAGCGACGCCATCGTCTACCCTGGCGCGGGTCCGTTCGACCTGCGCTTGGGCTACAGCTCGCTGGGGGAGTTCCTGCCGCGACTGATCAAGCGCGACTATGTGATCCAGGCCCAGGCCCGTTTCTCGCCAGAGCTGATGGACTATGTCGATAAAGGCCTGTTCGTGCCCTACGCGGAAAAGATCCAGGCCGGGCTAACCATCACCGATTGCCGCGCCGCGCCGGTGTATCAGTTCAAATACCCGCAACAGCTGTACGCCAGTTTCGACGCCATACCGCCGCTCGTGGTGCAGAGCCTGCTGTTTATCGAGAACCGCTTCCTGCTCGATCCCAAGCAGCCGCTGGCTAACCCGGCGGTGGACTGGCCGCGTTTCGGCATGGCGGCCTGGTCGCAAGTCGCCAAATTGCTGAGCTTGCCCGGCCAGTCGGCGGGCGGCAGCACATTGGCGACGCAGTTGGAGAAATACCGGCACTCCCCCGAGGGCCTGACCGTGTCGGGGGCGGAGAAGATCCGCCAGATGATTTCCGCCAGCGTGCGCGCCTACCAGGCCGGCCCGCAAACCCTCGAGGCCCGCCAGCGGGTCATCCGCGATTATCTCAACAGCGTGCCGCTTTCCGCTGTTCCGGGTCATGGCGAAGTCCATGGCATGGCGGAAGGACTGAGGGTCTGGTACGGCGCCGATTTCAACAAGGCCAACGAGCGCCTGTTCAGCACCGCTACCGACCCCGAGAGCCTGGCGCAGAAAGGCCTGGCCCTGCGGGAAATGCTCTCGTTGATGATCGCCCAGCGGCGGCCTTCCCATTACCTATCGAAGGGCCATGATGAACTCGCTCGCCTGACTGACAGCCACATCCGGCTGCTGGCGCAGAACGGCGTGATCGATGCGGCCCTGGCCGAAGCCGCCCTGGCGAGCAAAGTCAGTTATCGCGACTGGGTGCAGCAGCCGACGATCCAGCCCAACGAGACCAACAAGGGCATCAGCGCCGCCCGCAGTCGTCTCGCCACGCTGCTCAATCGTCCGCTGTACGACCTTGATCGCCTCGACCTGTCGGCCACCAGCACCTTGCAAAGCGAATTGCAGGCCCAGGCCACCGAGTACCTCAAGCGATTGGCCGACCCGGCGTTCGCCGCCGAGATCGGCCTGATGGGAGAGCGCCTGCTGACCCCCACCAGCACCACACAGGTGCGCTACAGCTTTACCCTGCTGGAACTGACGCCGGACGGTTCGCGCGTGCGGGTGCAGACCGACAGCACCGACCAGCCCTTCGACATCAACGAGGGCAGCAAGCTGGAACTGGGTTCCACCGCCAAGTTGCGGGTGCTGACCACCTACCTGCAGATCATCGCCGAATTGCACGAGCGCTACGCCCAACAGACCCCGGCGCAACTGAAGAAAACCGAAATCGCCGACCAGGACCGCCTCTCGCGCTGGGCGGTGGACTACCTGATCGAAAACACCGACCGCAGCCTGCCGAAAATGCTCGAAGCGGCACTCGACCGCACCTACTCCGCCAGCCCCGGCGAGGCATTTTTCACCGGCGGCGGGCTGCACACCTTTCACAACTTTCGCAGGGAAGACGACGGTCGCCTGCCGACCATGCGCGATGCCCTGCGCGAATCGATCAACCTGCCGTTCATTCGCCTGATGCGCGACCTGGTGCGCTACGCCACCTATGCCGGTCCCAACAACAGCTCCGAACTGCTCAAGGATGACAAGGACCCGCGCCGCCAGGAATACCTGGCCCAGTTCGCCGATCGCGAAGGCACCTCGTTCCTGCTCAGGTTCTGGAAGAAATACCAGAAAAAGGACACCGCCCAGCGCCTCGAAACCTTCCTCGACGGCATGCGTCCCACCGCGATCCGCCTCGCCGCCGTGCACCGCTATTTCTTTCCCAACGACAGCCAGGAGAGTTTCAACCGCTTTGTACGCGCCCATCTGAAAAATGCCAAGAGCGCCGAAAAGCTCACCGAGGAGCGTCTGCAGCGGCTCTACCAGAGCTACGGCCCTGGCGCCTATGACCTGCCGGACCAAGGCTTCATCGCCAAGGTCCACCCACTGGACCTGTGGTTGGTGGGCTACCTGCTCAACAACCCCGACGCCAAGTTCAGCCAGATCGTCAAGGCCAGCCAGTTCGAGCGTCAGGAGGTCTACAGCTGGCTGTTCAAGAGCCGGCACAAGAGTGCCCGCGACAGCCGCATCCGCACCATGCTGGAGGTCGAAGCCTTCCTGGATATCCATCAGCGCTGGCAGCAAGTCGGCTATCCGTTCGACCATCTGGTGCCGTCGCTTGCCACTGCGATCGGCAGCTCCGGCGACCGCCCCGCCGCCCTCGCGGAACTGGTAGGGACCATTCTCAACGATGGCATCCGCCAACCGGCGCTGCGTGTCGACAGCCTGCAGTTTGCCGTCGACACGCCCTACGAGACGCGACTGGTCAGCGATCCGGACAACGGCAAGCGGGTGATGCCGGTGGAAGTGGCCCGGGCCTTGCGCGGCGCCCTGTCGCAAGTGGTGGACGCCGGCACCGCGAAACGTGTCGCGGGCAGTTTCAAACTGGCCGACGGCACACCGCTGGCCATGGGCGGCAAGACCGGCACCGGCGACAACCGCATCGAAGCCGTCGGCTCAGGCGGACGGGTGATCAGTTCCAAATCGATCAACCGCACCGCCACGTTCGTGTTCTACATCGGCGACAGCCATTTCGGCACCCTGACCGCCTTCGTCCCGGGCGCCTCGGCCCAGAATTTCAAGTTCACCTCGGCCTTGCCGGTACAGGTGCTCAAGGGCATGGCGCCGTTTCTCTCGGCCTACTTGCAACCGGGCAGCCACACCCAATGTCAGCCATTGGTGACGAGCCGCTGA